One part of the Treponema sp. OMZ 787 genome encodes these proteins:
- a CDS encoding ISAs1 family transposase has translation MKTLKEYFNELNDNRQSGKVKHLISEILVIALCAVCSGVQTIFEIGEFAEVKKDWLKNEVGLLLENGVPSHDTIGRVLAMINPKQFQNLFISWIEQSLNIPAGSYIHIDGKTLRGSASEQSRGIHLVSAFAHEAGVVLGQIKCAEKSNEITAIPELLNLLKLKSSIITIDAMGCQKEIAKEITKKKCDYVLALKENQPAAYNDVKDYFSIEDKDFQNTLLRFETLDIGHGREEKREYFLSTNINWFADKNKWANLKSFGMVKSTVRCKGKQYSEKRYFISSIEDINEFVTAVRTHWTIENTLHWSLDVIFRDDECQIREKNTAENIAILRRICFNRMKMYQNGKTLKRKKMLCTFDDSFRFNVLFS, from the coding sequence ATGAAAACATTAAAAGAATATTTTAACGAACTTAATGATAATCGTCAGTCTGGCAAAGTAAAGCATCTAATCAGCGAAATATTGGTAATAGCACTGTGTGCTGTTTGTAGCGGAGTTCAAACTATATTTGAAATAGGGGAATTTGCCGAAGTAAAAAAGGATTGGCTAAAAAATGAGGTAGGACTATTGTTAGAAAATGGAGTTCCTTCGCACGACACCATAGGAAGAGTCCTTGCGATGATTAATCCCAAACAATTTCAAAACCTTTTTATCTCGTGGATTGAACAATCCCTTAATATTCCAGCAGGTTCATACATTCACATTGATGGAAAAACATTACGTGGAAGTGCAAGTGAACAAAGTAGAGGTATTCATTTGGTAAGTGCATTTGCTCACGAAGCGGGAGTTGTACTAGGACAAATAAAATGTGCTGAAAAATCGAATGAAATCACAGCAATTCCTGAACTCCTTAACCTTTTAAAACTAAAAAGCTCGATAATTACTATAGATGCCATGGGTTGTCAAAAAGAAATAGCAAAAGAAATCACAAAGAAAAAATGTGATTATGTATTGGCTCTAAAAGAAAATCAGCCGGCAGCGTATAATGATGTAAAAGATTATTTTTCTATAGAAGATAAAGACTTTCAAAACACACTTTTAAGATTTGAAACCTTGGATATCGGGCATGGCAGAGAAGAAAAAAGAGAATACTTTCTTTCAACTAATATAAACTGGTTTGCAGATAAGAATAAATGGGCAAATTTAAAGAGTTTTGGAATGGTCAAAAGCACTGTAAGGTGCAAAGGCAAACAATACAGTGAAAAGCGTTACTTTATTAGCAGTATAGAGGATATAAATGAGTTTGTAACAGCTGTAAGAACACATTGGACAATAGAAAACACCTTACACTGGTCGCTGGATGTAATATTTAGAGACGATGAATGTCAAATCAGGGAAAAAAATACTGCTGAAAACATAGCAATTTTAAGGAGGATTTGCTTTAATCGAATGAAAATGTATCAAAACGGTAAAACTCTGAAAAGGAAGAAAATGCTTTGTACTTTTGATGACTCCTTTAGGTTTAATGTTTTATTTAGCTAA